A region of Saccopteryx leptura isolate mSacLep1 chromosome X, mSacLep1_pri_phased_curated, whole genome shotgun sequence DNA encodes the following proteins:
- the LOC136386408 gene encoding protocadherin-11 X-linked-like, whose amino-acid sequence MEGAFIPGLKKAAEITVQPTLEEASDNCTQECLILGHSDACWMPAALTQATSSDAQASVICHSPTLTQSTLRRRIPPVTQTVALCHSPPVTQVIALCHSPPPTQVSTLHHSPPVAQATALRHSPPPAQASGLNISSPLAHAAAVHRSPAHPPMGFQQGWGQGAGHEGLRSLDQGAQGSTRSQFYTTSQRLRPSDDSNKVIPLKTFTAGQQARPSKGDSPIMEEHPL is encoded by the coding sequence CTGCAGAAATAACTGTTCAACCAACTTTGGAGGAGGCCTCTGACAACTGCACTCAAGAATGTCTCATCTTGGGCCATTCTGATGCTTGTTGGATGCCAGCTGCTCTGACCCAAGCAACTTCTTCAGACGCACAAGCCTCTGTTATATGCCACAGCCCAACCCTGACACAGAGCACTCTTCGCCGCCGCATCCCTCCAGTGACACAGACCGTTGCTCTCTGCCACAGCCCTCCGGTGACCCAGGTCATCGCACTGTGCCATAGCCCTCCACCAACACAGGTCTCTACTCTCCACCACAGTCCGCCTGTAGCACAGGCTACTGCTCTTCGCCATAGTCCCCCACCAGCACAGGCTTCAGGCCTCAATATCAGCTCTCCCTTGGCACATGCTGCTGCAGTTCACCGCAGCCCTGCACATCCACCAATGGGTTTTCAGCAAGGTTGGGGACAAGGGGCAGGACATGAAGGACTACGGTCTCTTGATCAGGGAGCGCAAGGTAGTACAAGATCTCAGTTTTACACTACATCTCAAAGACTTCGTCCTAGTGATGATTCAAATAAAGTCATTCCCTTGAAAACCTTCACTGCAGGACAACAGGCCAGACCCTCTAAAGGTGATTCTCCCATTATGGAAGAACATCCCTTATAA